Proteins encoded together in one Cryptococcus deuterogattii R265 chromosome 13, complete sequence window:
- a CDS encoding 26S proteasome regulatory subunit N6, giving the protein MASDTPTSEKLDQAASVFDKDPTTAERLYKEILQDDSQPANEDVLRDKEVALVKLGTLYRDSRYLSTRTMVHRVFLTFIFDDNLGSMLDKLAQLITDSRTFMSHIAKAKTTRLVRTLLDLFPQGSKDMQMKVIQENIDWARTEKRIFLRQSLEIKLINVLLDAEKYQEALTITQTLLKELKKFDDKIILTEVYLLESRAAHHMHNHPVAKTSLTSARTTANSVYCPPTLQAQLDLQSGVIMAEDKDYKTAYSYFFEAFEGFSQSAERDNRALSALKYMLLCKIMIGTPNDVFSLLSLKSAAPYMGKDVDAMKAVATALEERSLDLFKTALQNYSGQLQKDEIIRSHLSYLYDTLLEQNLIRVIEPYSAVELSWVASEVGQSLQIIEDKLSQMILDQKFCGILNERMGTLEVHDDYSNEGICSTALGTLKHISDVVNGLNDKAAQMV; this is encoded by the exons ATGGCTTCCGACACACCCACCTCCGAAAAACTCGATCAAGCGGCCAGTGTCTTTGACAAAGATCCGACCACTGCAGAGCGACTCTATAAGGAAATCTTGCAAGATGACAGTCAAC ctgcAAATGAAGACGTTTTGAGAGACAAAGAGGTCGCCCTCGTCAAGTTGGGCACTCTCTACAGAGATTCAAGGTATTTATCTACCCGTACAATGGTCCATAGAGTTTTTCTAACATTTATCTTTGACGACAATCTTGGTAGCATGCTTGATAAGTTGGCTCAATTGATAACGGACTCTAGAACTTTTATGTCACATATCGCAAAAGCCAAGACGACTAGGCTAG TGCGCACTCTCCTGGACCTTTTTCCTCAAGGTTCGAAGGATATGCAAATGAAGGTCATTCAAGAGAATATAGACTGGGCCCGCACTGAAAAGAGGATTTTCTTGCGCCAGAGCCTGGAAATAAAGCTCATCAACGT CCTGTTGGATGCCGAAAAGTATCAAGAAGCTTTGACTATCACGCAAACTCTTCTCAAAGAACTCAAAAAGTTCGATGATAAGATTATTCTGACAGAGGTGTACTTATTGGAGTCGCGTGCTGCCCACCACATGCACAATCACCCGGTGGCGAAAACATCATTAACCTCAGCCCGTACAACTGCCAACAGTGTCTATTGCCCGCCTACACTTCAGGCTCAACTTGACCTGCAATCTGGAGTTATCATGGCGGAAGACAAGGATTACAAAACCGCGTACTCGTACTTCTTTGAAGCCTTTGAAGGTTTCAGTCAGTCTGCCGAGAGAGACAATAGAGCATTGAGTGCCTTGAAGTACATGCTACTGTGCAAGATTATGATTGGAACC CCTAATGATGTTTTCTCGTTATTGTCATTGAAAAGCGCAGCTCCCTATATGGGCAAAGACGTGGATGCAATGAAAGCGGTTGCGACGGCCCTCGAGGAACGCAGTCTTGATCTTTTCAAGACAGCTCTGCAAAATTATTCCGGCC AATTGCAGAAAGACGAAATTATTCGCTCCCATCTCTCTTATCTTTATGACACGCTCTTAGAACAGAATCTTATCAGAGTCATCGAACCCTATTCTGCGGTTGAGCTGTCTTGGGTGGCTTCAGAAGTGGGTCAGAGCCTGCAGATTATCGAAgacaa GTTGAGTCAGATGATTTTGGATCAAAAGTTCTGTGGTATTTTGAATGAACGCATGGGTACTCTCGAGGTTCATGATGACTATTCGAATGAA GGGATATGTTCAACAGCGCTGGGCACTTTGAAGCATATTAGCGACGTTGTGAATGGCCTGAATGATAAG GCTGCGCAGATGGTTTAA